In the genome of Loxodonta africana isolate mLoxAfr1 chromosome 16, mLoxAfr1.hap2, whole genome shotgun sequence, one region contains:
- the ANKRD22 gene encoding ankyrin repeat domain-containing protein 22 has protein sequence MGILYSEPICQAAYQDDFGQVWRWVQKDNNYINIQDGFNGDTPLICACRRGHLKIVSFLLRRNADVNLKNQKERTCLHYAVKRRFTFFDYLLIILLMPILLIGYFLMISKTKQNETLVQMILAAGVDVNAADCYGCTALHYACEMKNQTVVSLLLEAHADPMIKNKHGESSLDIARRLKFSQIELMLRRVS, from the exons CCCATCTGCCAGGCGGCCTATCAGGATGACTTTGGTCAAGTGTGGCGGTGGGTGCAGAAAGACAACAACTACATTAACATTCAAGATGGCTTTAATGGAGACACCCCCCTGATCTGTGCTTGCAGGCGTGGGCACCTGAAAATCGTTTCCTTCCTTTTAAGAAGAAATGCTGATGTGAATCTCAAAAACCAG aaagagAGAACCTGCTTGCATTATGCTGTGAAGAGGAGATTCACCTTCTTTGATTATCTACTCATTATCCTCTTAATGCCTATTCTGCTTATTGGCTATTTCCTCATG ATATCAAAGACAAAGCAGAATGAAACTCTTGTACAAATGATACTTGCTGCTGGCGTCGATGTTAATGCTGCAGACTGC TATGGCTGCACTGCCCTACATTATGCCTGTGAGATGAAAAACCAGACTGTTGTCTCTCTGCTCCTTGAAGCCCATGCAGACCCCATGATAAAGAATAAG caTGGTGAGAGTTCACTGGACATTGCCCGGAGATTAAAATTTTCCCAGATTGAATTAATGCTAAGGAGAGTTTCATAA